In Candidatus Omnitrophota bacterium, the following proteins share a genomic window:
- a CDS encoding M50 family metallopeptidase, whose protein sequence is MAKIGKNNNKIPKRGSSKAGEALKTIIGLLLLPVVVSISLTFYRQFGNFESPWTVGQQYFTLGVAVYCIMHLLVFKPSYFYVLGHESVHALATWMCLGRVKSFKVNSATGSVATTKNNIFISLAPYFVPFYAILLAIAAYVANNVFLKTPLPYKYFLFLLGFTLAFHIIMTIDVLKTKQPDLVKAGYLTSGIIIYAINVIVIAGILGLMTSGFSFTEFMRDAWTLTADIYKKIYAQLFINS, encoded by the coding sequence TTGGCTAAAATCGGCAAAAATAACAATAAAATCCCGAAACGCGGCTCGTCAAAAGCGGGCGAGGCGCTCAAGACCATCATAGGGCTTTTGCTTCTTCCGGTAGTGGTAAGTATATCGCTTACCTTTTACAGGCAGTTCGGAAACTTTGAAAGCCCCTGGACCGTAGGCCAGCAGTATTTTACGCTGGGAGTGGCGGTGTATTGCATTATGCATCTATTGGTTTTTAAGCCGTCATATTTTTATGTGCTGGGGCATGAGTCGGTACACGCTTTGGCGACGTGGATGTGCCTGGGGAGGGTAAAATCTTTCAAGGTCAATTCGGCTACGGGAAGTGTGGCGACGACTAAAAATAATATATTTATTTCACTGGCACCCTATTTTGTGCCGTTTTATGCCATACTTCTCGCGATAGCGGCATATGTAGCGAACAATGTCTTTTTAAAGACGCCGCTCCCTTATAAATATTTTCTCTTTTTACTTGGATTTACACTGGCGTTTCATATTATAATGACAATAGACGTGCTGAAGACAAAACAGCCGGACCTTGTGAAGGCGGGGTATCTTACCTCCGGCATAATAATATACGCGATCAATGTCATCGTCATCGCCGGCATACTCGGACTTATGACGAGCGGTTTTTCGTTCACGGAATTCATGCGTGATGCCTGGACTTTGACGGCGGATATATATAAAAAGATTTACGCGCAATTGTTTATAAATTCGTAG
- the serS gene encoding serine--tRNA ligase has translation MLDLKFIRENAELVRKSIKDRSMQLDIDELLTLDVQRRSIIKDLEGFKYNKNTLSQEIGQKIAKKEDVSSLKGEIKAISQKIDDLEPKVEDIDKKLENILLLVPNIPNSSVPVGPEKEANKIVKEFGKVRKFLFEPRPHTEICELLDIIDFKRASKITGSSFILYKGAGARLERALINFMLDLHTKKHGYTEIFPPFLVNRKSMTGTGQLPKLEEDMYRLKDEDLFLIPTAEVPLTNIYRDEVILEKDLPIYYTAYTACFRREAGSYGKDTKGLIRVHQFDKVELVKFVKPGDSYDELESLLKNAEKVLQLLELPYRVTLLSTAGISFAASKCYDIELWAPGSKMHLEVSSCSNFEDFQARRANIKYKEKNTQKLAYVHTLNGSGVATARLLIAILENYQTKTGTVLIPKALWPYMDRMKEIKIG, from the coding sequence ATGCTGGACCTAAAATTCATACGGGAAAATGCGGAGCTTGTGAGGAAATCCATCAAAGATAGAAGTATGCAACTCGATATAGATGAACTACTTACGCTTGATGTCCAGCGAAGGTCTATTATTAAGGATTTGGAGGGTTTTAAATATAATAAGAACACCCTTTCCCAGGAAATAGGCCAAAAAATCGCAAAAAAGGAGGATGTTAGCAGCTTAAAAGGTGAGATAAAGGCGATTTCCCAAAAAATAGACGATTTAGAGCCAAAAGTGGAGGACATAGACAAAAAATTGGAAAATATACTCCTTTTGGTGCCTAATATACCCAATTCCAGCGTACCGGTAGGGCCTGAAAAGGAGGCAAACAAGATAGTTAAGGAGTTTGGCAAAGTCCGAAAGTTTCTATTTGAGCCGCGGCCCCACACTGAGATTTGCGAGCTTTTGGACATTATCGATTTCAAAAGGGCATCCAAAATAACCGGCTCATCTTTCATTTTGTATAAGGGCGCAGGCGCACGGCTGGAGCGGGCGCTTATAAACTTTATGCTCGACCTTCATACAAAGAAACATGGCTATACAGAGATTTTCCCGCCTTTTCTTGTGAACCGAAAAAGCATGACCGGCACCGGCCAACTGCCCAAATTGGAAGAAGATATGTACCGGCTGAAAGACGAAGACCTCTTTTTGATCCCTACAGCCGAGGTTCCTCTTACCAACATATATCGCGATGAAGTGATTCTGGAGAAGGACCTGCCCATTTATTATACAGCCTACACGGCATGCTTCAGGCGCGAGGCGGGTTCTTACGGCAAAGATACCAAGGGACTGATCCGGGTGCACCAGTTCGATAAGGTAGAGCTGGTAAAATTTGTCAAACCGGGGGATTCTTATGACGAGCTGGAGTCATTATTGAAGAACGCGGAGAAGGTCCTGCAGCTTTTGGAACTGCCGTATCGCGTAACACTTCTTTCTACGGCCGGCATAAGCTTTGCCGCTTCAAAATGTTACGACATAGAGCTGTGGGCGCCGGGAAGCAAAATGCACCTTGAAGTCTCAAGCTGCAGTAATTTTGAGGACTTTCAGGCGCGCCGGGCAAATATCAAATATAAGGAAAAAAATACGCAGAAGCTTGCCTACGTACACACATTAAACGGCTCAGGAGTAGCGACGGCGCGACTTCTTATAGCGATTCTGGAAAATTATCAGACAAAAACAGGCACGGTCCTTATACCAAAGGCGCTCTGGCCCTATATGGATAGAATGAAAGAAATTAAAATTGGCTAA
- a CDS encoding intein-containing RctB family protein: protein MANDWQGPLEKISDYKWQIPRSFMSGMRVPGLIYADEKLLKDIRHDKALQQVANAACLPGIVNYSLAMPDIHWGYGLPIGGVVATDIEAGGVITPGGVGYDINCLSGSTKILLENGAYIFIGDSKKIFQKKNLACINFEKKDREEAPVAAFLKIRPKNRVLEMKTLNGNRIVATEDHPFWTPDGMIPIRSLNPDDVVAIYPFEGVQYEEPSDEIIVDENDIKKYLLSIEKDSRGHGLEQVIIQLRKRNLFPLRYNSPQLPYILKMMGYNFGDGNIYFLRKRGKGFTWFYGQKNDLEDIRKDAEKIGFTCSRAYSRKRMHEIETMYSKYSFTAENFSCKVGASAFAALLACLGTPVGSKTAQSYRVPQWIMKAPLWQKRLFLAAFFGAEMSTPKTLTGYGYNFYCPTVSMNKTESIVDNGKDFLKDIEAMLKEFSIVSNAMSCRTEYKCKDNTTSMRLRLQLSNTTENLLNLYSKIGFEYNRKRRRLSNIAVQYLKMKKGVIEKKEFLAEKALTLSSTGLNAKAVYKELGPDFGNLRFIERSIYGKRQGKPRMSPDAITFDEFVKYVSCGMEESGMVWDTIESITKIEFNDYVYDFTVGHKDHNFIADNFVVSNCGLRLVRTNLAEKDVVSRLDKIVNTLFSHVPAGIGSTSDIRVNDAEEKKIMMKGAAWAVAHGYGAKDDLEHTEEKGCMEGADPDKVSERAYERGKKQSGTLGSGNHFLEVQVVDEVYDDEAAIALGVRKGQATVMIHSGSRGFGYQICDDYAKSMVRLLSKYDISVPDRQLACVPVKSDDGQDYIKAMKCAANYAWNNRQCLMHKVRESFEQVFEKGWEALGMSLVWDVAHNIAKFERYNIGGKEKLLCVHRKGATRAFGPGNPELPAVYKDIGQPVIIPGDMGRNSYLLLGTKKAEEETFASTCHGAGRLMSRTEAMRSEGRKTLLQDLAAKGIKVMAVGKGTLAEEAPYAYKNVNEVVDVVHNAGIARKVCRMRPLGVIKG, encoded by the coding sequence ATGGCCAACGACTGGCAGGGGCCGCTTGAAAAGATAAGCGATTATAAGTGGCAGATACCCCGGTCCTTTATGAGCGGCATGAGGGTGCCGGGGCTTATTTATGCTGACGAGAAACTCCTGAAAGATATACGCCACGACAAGGCGCTCCAGCAGGTGGCGAATGCGGCGTGCCTCCCGGGCATAGTTAATTATTCGCTGGCGATGCCCGATATACACTGGGGCTACGGCCTTCCGATAGGCGGAGTGGTTGCGACGGATATTGAAGCAGGCGGCGTTATCACCCCCGGCGGTGTCGGCTATGACATAAATTGCCTTTCAGGCAGCACGAAAATTTTATTAGAGAACGGAGCATATATTTTTATCGGCGATTCCAAGAAGATATTTCAGAAAAAAAATCTTGCCTGCATCAATTTCGAGAAAAAGGATAGAGAAGAAGCGCCGGTAGCCGCATTCCTAAAAATACGGCCGAAAAACCGTGTCTTAGAAATGAAAACCCTAAACGGAAACAGAATTGTCGCAACGGAAGATCATCCTTTCTGGACGCCCGATGGCATGATCCCCATACGCAGCCTTAATCCGGATGACGTTGTCGCCATATATCCGTTTGAAGGGGTGCAATACGAGGAACCATCGGATGAGATAATTGTCGATGAAAACGATATCAAGAAATACCTTTTAAGCATAGAAAAAGATTCCCGAGGGCATGGCCTGGAGCAGGTTATAATACAGCTTCGCAAGCGAAATCTTTTTCCTTTGCGCTATAATTCTCCGCAGTTGCCTTATATTTTAAAGATGATGGGATACAATTTTGGAGATGGAAACATCTATTTTTTGCGGAAAAGAGGAAAGGGCTTTACTTGGTTTTACGGACAGAAAAATGATTTGGAAGATATACGAAAGGATGCAGAAAAAATAGGCTTCACGTGCTCACGTGCTTATTCAAGGAAACGAATGCATGAAATAGAAACGATGTATTCAAAATATAGTTTTACTGCCGAAAACTTTTCGTGCAAGGTAGGCGCAAGCGCCTTTGCGGCTCTTTTAGCGTGCCTCGGTACGCCGGTTGGCAGTAAAACTGCCCAGTCATACCGCGTTCCGCAATGGATTATGAAAGCTCCATTATGGCAGAAGAGATTATTTCTTGCGGCTTTTTTTGGAGCAGAGATGTCGACTCCCAAAACGCTGACAGGTTACGGGTATAATTTTTATTGTCCCACAGTATCCATGAATAAAACCGAAAGCATAGTTGATAATGGAAAGGATTTCTTAAAGGACATAGAAGCGATGTTGAAAGAATTTAGCATTGTTTCTAACGCGATGAGCTGCAGGACAGAGTATAAATGCAAAGATAATACCACATCCATGCGCTTAAGGTTACAGCTATCAAATACGACGGAAAATCTGCTCAATCTGTACTCAAAAATCGGGTTTGAATATAACCGAAAAAGACGGCGGCTTTCAAATATAGCTGTGCAATATCTTAAGATGAAAAAAGGTGTTATAGAAAAAAAAGAATTTTTGGCGGAGAAGGCGCTGACACTATCATCCACTGGCCTTAACGCAAAAGCGGTTTATAAAGAACTTGGTCCAGATTTTGGCAACCTGCGCTTTATTGAGAGAAGCATTTATGGAAAAAGGCAGGGCAAGCCGAGGATGAGCCCCGACGCTATTACTTTTGATGAGTTTGTGAAATACGTATCCTGCGGCATGGAAGAATCCGGCATGGTTTGGGATACAATAGAAAGCATAACAAAAATAGAATTTAACGATTATGTTTATGATTTTACTGTAGGGCACAAGGATCATAATTTTATAGCCGATAATTTTGTCGTCTCTAACTGTGGCCTGCGGCTTGTGCGTACGAACCTTGCGGAGAAAGATGTCGTATCGCGCCTTGATAAAATTGTTAATACCCTTTTTTCGCACGTGCCGGCCGGCATCGGCTCGACTAGCGATATAAGAGTAAACGATGCCGAAGAAAAGAAGATAATGATGAAGGGCGCGGCGTGGGCTGTGGCGCACGGCTACGGCGCTAAAGACGACCTTGAGCACACCGAAGAGAAAGGCTGCATGGAAGGCGCGGACCCGGATAAGGTATCGGAGCGCGCCTATGAGCGAGGGAAGAAGCAGTCTGGGACGCTCGGCTCAGGTAACCATTTCCTTGAAGTGCAGGTAGTGGACGAAGTTTACGACGATGAAGCTGCGATAGCGCTTGGCGTTCGTAAAGGGCAGGCCACCGTGATGATACACAGCGGAAGCCGCGGTTTCGGATACCAGATATGTGACGACTATGCAAAGAGCATGGTGCGGCTCCTCTCAAAATACGACATAAGTGTTCCGGACAGGCAGCTTGCGTGTGTGCCGGTAAAATCCGATGACGGCCAGGACTACATAAAGGCGATGAAATGCGCCGCCAACTATGCCTGGAACAACCGCCAATGCCTTATGCATAAGGTGCGCGAGAGCTTTGAACAGGTATTTGAGAAAGGCTGGGAGGCGCTTGGCATGTCGCTTGTATGGGACGTGGCGCACAATATAGCTAAGTTTGAAAGATATAATATAGGCGGCAAGGAGAAGCTTTTGTGCGTGCACCGAAAGGGCGCCACAAGGGCGTTCGGCCCCGGGAATCCGGAGCTGCCTGCTGTCTATAAGGATATAGGCCAGCCCGTTATAATACCGGGCGATATGGGCCGTAACTCGTATCTACTTTTAGGTACAAAGAAGGCGGAAGAAGAGACGTTTGCGTCGACCTGCCACGGAGCGGGACGGCTTATGTCGCGGACCGAGGCCATGAGGTCGGAAGGCAGAAAGACGCTTCTTCAGGACCTTGCGGCAAAGGGTATAAAGGTAATGGCGGTAGGCAAGGGCACTTTGGCGGAAGAAGCGCCCTATGCCTATAAAAACGTAAACGAAGTGGTGGACGTGGTCCATAATGCGGGTATAGCCAGAAAGGTCTGCCGGATGCGACCGCTAGGAGTCATAAAAGGCTGA
- a CDS encoding archease codes for MNNGKRRFEITDHTADIAIKVYGNTLKELFENAALGMFTIIADLEGIKSSAEIEVKLEAPDEEELLIEWLEELLYNFYTKNIIFSEFNIGELTGKNLTAKVKGRFIGENRNRLKAEIKAATRHELKIIKNGERYEAQVIFDV; via the coding sequence ATGAATAATGGCAAGAGGCGTTTTGAGATCACGGACCATACGGCGGATATAGCTATAAAGGTATACGGTAATACACTGAAGGAACTTTTTGAAAACGCGGCTCTCGGAATGTTTACTATCATTGCCGACCTTGAGGGGATAAAGAGTTCTGCGGAGATAGAGGTCAAACTAGAGGCGCCGGATGAGGAAGAACTGCTTATAGAGTGGCTTGAAGAGCTTCTATATAATTTCTATACAAAAAATATAATATTCAGCGAATTTAATATCGGGGAGCTTACCGGCAAAAATCTGACCGCAAAAGTAAAAGGCCGGTTTATAGGCGAGAATAGAAACCGGCTTAAAGCAGAGATAAAAGCGGCTACCCGCCATGAACTTAAGATAATTAAGAACGGCGAAAGATACGAGGCGCAAGTAATTTTTGACGTTTAA
- a CDS encoding acyl-CoA thioesterase, translated as MTDFHIKRRIYYHNTDSGGVVYYGRYLDFFEEGRTELLREKGIEVAEYLKRGVGFAVVRAEIDYKRPARYGEEISVITRIEDVGRASIRFFQEIKKDDTTLTIATIILACIGSDFKPKLVPDDMKKALS; from the coding sequence ATGACAGATTTTCACATCAAGCGCAGAATATATTACCATAATACCGACTCGGGAGGCGTGGTCTATTACGGCAGGTACCTCGATTTTTTCGAAGAAGGCCGTACGGAGCTTTTGCGCGAAAAAGGCATTGAAGTCGCCGAATACTTAAAGCGCGGAGTAGGTTTCGCAGTCGTCCGCGCGGAGATAGATTATAAAAGGCCCGCGCGCTATGGCGAGGAGATCTCCGTAATCACGCGCATAGAAGATGTAGGAAGGGCATCCATCCGGTTTTTCCAGGAGATCAAAAAAGATGATACCACTTTAACTATAGCCACAATAATCCTCGCATGCATAGGCAGCGATTTTAAGCCAAAGCTCGTCCCCGACGACATGAAAAAGGCCTTATCATGA
- a CDS encoding type III PLP-dependent enzyme: protein MAVTEQKNTDIDTGKEKHLEELEEIAKKHGTPVFIIDHEKIRENYREFKENLPRVQAYYAVKANTTPEIIRTLYKLGASFDVASLPEFNIVHENIKNLPPKERQDFIWDKIIYANTIKKVEALKELDQYKPLVTYDNLAELKKIKEHCPHAGLALRIKVPNTGSMVELSSKFGADPGEAVDLIVEAFNMGLVVEGVSFHVGSQCNNFENYMQALQLAASILKESESRGYKINILDIGGGFPVKYHSKVKSFKTLARKLNGEFKRLFPDTMEILAEPGRFMVANACALVTKIIGKAVRDGKLCYYLDDGVYHTFSGIVFDHCQYPLKAFKDGELKVCAVFGPTCDAFDTISVAEELPELEIDDLLYAENIGAYSIASSTYFNGFPPAKIVNINI from the coding sequence ATGGCTGTTACCGAACAAAAAAATACAGATATAGACACGGGTAAAGAAAAACATCTCGAGGAGCTCGAGGAGATAGCGAAAAAACACGGCACGCCCGTTTTTATCATTGACCACGAGAAGATAAGGGAGAATTACAGAGAGTTTAAGGAAAACCTTCCGAGAGTGCAGGCGTATTATGCGGTGAAGGCAAATACCACGCCCGAGATAATAAGGACTCTCTATAAACTAGGGGCAAGTTTTGATGTTGCGTCTTTACCCGAATTTAATATCGTCCACGAAAACATAAAAAACCTGCCTCCGAAAGAGCGGCAGGATTTTATCTGGGATAAGATAATCTACGCCAATACGATAAAAAAGGTCGAGGCCTTGAAGGAGTTGGACCAGTATAAGCCGCTAGTGACCTATGATAATCTGGCCGAGCTTAAAAAGATAAAGGAACATTGCCCTCATGCGGGCCTGGCTTTAAGAATAAAGGTGCCGAATACAGGATCCATGGTAGAGCTCTCGTCCAAATTCGGCGCCGATCCCGGCGAGGCGGTAGATCTAATAGTCGAAGCGTTTAATATGGGGCTAGTCGTGGAAGGCGTCAGTTTTCACGTCGGAAGTCAATGCAACAATTTCGAAAACTATATGCAGGCGCTTCAGCTTGCCGCTTCCATCCTAAAAGAATCCGAGTCACGTGGATACAAAATAAATATATTGGATATCGGAGGTGGATTTCCCGTAAAGTACCACAGCAAAGTAAAATCATTCAAAACATTGGCGCGGAAGTTAAACGGCGAATTCAAAAGATTATTCCCCGATACTATGGAGATACTCGCTGAACCCGGACGCTTTATGGTAGCCAATGCCTGCGCGCTTGTTACGAAAATAATAGGAAAAGCCGTGCGTGACGGCAAGTTGTGTTATTATCTGGACGACGGCGTCTATCACACCTTCTCGGGCATCGTATTTGACCATTGCCAGTATCCTCTTAAGGCGTTTAAGGATGGGGAGCTGAAAGTTTGCGCCGTATTCGGGCCTACCTGCGATGCCTTTGATACGATCTCGGTTGCGGAAGAGCTGCCCGAACTTGAGATAGACGATCTCTTATACGCCGAAAATATCGGCGCCTATAGCATCGCCTCATCCACCTACTTTAACGGTTTTCCGCCCGCGAAAATAGTGAATATTAACATCTAG
- a CDS encoding saccharopine dehydrogenase NADP-binding domain-containing protein encodes MEFNNKILMIGYGSVARCTLPILLKHIKAPYKNITVMDFVDKAKELKSWTNKGIKYSQERITPASIRRILSKYVSPGGLIIDLAWNIDCGDIMSWCHDNKVLYVNTSVEEWDPYADADKKSPFEKSIYYRQMILRKMTANWKDGTTAVVDHGANPGLISHFTKKGIVDIATKVIRDKAVPKREAKNLETMIRQRRFAHLAMKLGVKVIHVSERDTQITNKPKEINEFVGTWSIEGLREEGVAPSEMGWGTHEKELPAFANIPPTGPKNQIFLSQMGMNTWVRSWVPYYEIIGMVIRHGEAFSISDKLTIWKNKKVIYRPTVHYAYMPCDETIASLHELRIRSYDLQPKLRIMSDEIIKGDDILGALIMGHRYNSWWTGSILSIEESRRLVPHQNATTMQVAIGVVSAAMWMIENPTKGFCVPDDIPYEYVLKIAKPYLGKLVSEPSDWTPFKNNKIFFKENPNQYLDKKSPWAFKNFLFRD; translated from the coding sequence ATGGAGTTCAATAACAAAATTTTAATGATCGGTTACGGCTCTGTCGCCAGATGCACACTGCCGATACTTTTGAAGCATATCAAAGCTCCCTACAAAAATATTACGGTAATGGATTTTGTCGATAAAGCCAAGGAGCTTAAATCTTGGACCAATAAAGGGATCAAATATTCCCAGGAGCGAATAACGCCGGCAAGCATAAGGCGTATCCTTTCAAAATATGTATCGCCGGGGGGCCTCATCATAGACCTTGCCTGGAATATAGACTGCGGCGATATTATGAGCTGGTGCCATGATAATAAAGTCCTCTATGTCAACACATCCGTCGAGGAATGGGATCCTTATGCCGATGCGGACAAAAAGAGCCCCTTTGAAAAATCGATCTATTACAGGCAGATGATACTCAGGAAGATGACGGCGAACTGGAAGGACGGGACGACTGCAGTTGTGGACCACGGAGCGAACCCAGGGCTTATATCGCACTTTACAAAAAAGGGCATAGTGGATATTGCTACAAAAGTGATACGCGACAAGGCCGTACCAAAAAGAGAGGCAAAGAACCTTGAAACCATGATACGCCAGAGAAGATTCGCGCATCTTGCCATGAAACTCGGCGTTAAAGTAATACACGTAAGCGAAAGAGATACACAGATAACCAATAAGCCCAAAGAGATAAATGAATTTGTCGGCACATGGAGCATAGAGGGTTTAAGGGAAGAGGGCGTAGCCCCTTCTGAAATGGGATGGGGTACACATGAAAAAGAACTGCCGGCTTTCGCCAATATTCCGCCGACCGGCCCTAAAAACCAGATCTTTCTCTCTCAGATGGGCATGAACACGTGGGTGCGCTCATGGGTGCCTTACTACGAGATCATCGGAATGGTAATACGCCACGGAGAGGCGTTCAGCATTTCAGACAAGCTGACTATCTGGAAGAACAAAAAGGTTATCTACAGGCCTACCGTCCATTACGCTTATATGCCGTGCGACGAGACCATCGCATCTTTACATGAACTCCGTATCAGAAGTTATGACCTGCAGCCGAAACTGCGCATCATGAGCGACGAAATAATAAAAGGCGACGATATCCTGGGCGCCCTCATCATGGGCCACAGGTATAATTCGTGGTGGACCGGCAGCATATTAAGTATAGAAGAATCGCGCCGCCTGGTTCCTCATCAGAATGCAACGACAATGCAGGTGGCTATAGGCGTTGTCTCCGCCGCTATGTGGATGATAGAAAATCCGACGAAAGGCTTCTGCGTGCCGGACGACATTCCTTATGAGTATGTGTTGAAAATAGCGAAGCCATATCTTGGGAAATTGGTCTCCGAGCCTTCGGACTGGACGCCGTTTAAAAATAACAAAATATTCTTCAAGGAAAATCCTAACCAATACTTAGACAAAAAGAGCCCGTGGGCGTTTAAAAATTTCCTTTTCAGGGATTAA
- a CDS encoding ExsB family transcriptional regulator: MKIAEITVNELDTKKFIDKKVKDISETVGDGLVINALSGGVDSSVVTMLGHKAIGARLKTYFIDNGIMRENEPESVVAVFKKLGVKVEITDARDKFFKALKGITDPEEKREAITQTFYKDVFGKLVKDSGAKYLLQGTILTDVDETVAGIKRQHNVFEQLGIDPQKAFGYKIIEPLVELRKDGVRKVGEALGLPSSVFNRMPFPGPALSARVIGDVTPEKIKIVRQATVITEEMLARCGAFQYMAILHNDRVTGMRAGKRDFGLQIEIRCWDSIDARRAEWTKLPHDTLRKLADRIVSEVPGVVSVTYNITSKPPSTMEAV; this comes from the coding sequence ATGAAAATAGCGGAGATTACGGTAAATGAGCTGGATACAAAAAAATTTATAGATAAAAAGGTAAAAGATATATCTGAAACAGTAGGCGACGGGCTTGTCATAAATGCCCTTTCCGGCGGCGTGGACTCATCTGTCGTGACGATGCTCGGCCATAAGGCGATCGGCGCGCGGCTTAAGACCTATTTTATAGATAACGGCATCATGCGTGAAAATGAACCGGAATCCGTCGTAGCAGTATTTAAAAAACTGGGCGTAAAAGTCGAGATTACAGATGCCCGGGACAAGTTTTTTAAAGCGCTTAAAGGTATAACCGACCCGGAAGAAAAAAGGGAGGCGATTACCCAGACATTCTATAAAGATGTCTTTGGAAAACTGGTAAAGGATAGCGGCGCAAAATACCTTTTGCAGGGTACCATTTTGACGGATGTCGACGAGACTGTTGCCGGGATAAAGCGCCAGCATAATGTATTTGAACAGCTGGGCATAGACCCGCAAAAGGCATTCGGATACAAGATCATAGAGCCGCTTGTCGAGCTGCGTAAGGACGGCGTAAGAAAAGTAGGGGAGGCGCTGGGCCTGCCGAGTTCGGTATTTAACAGGATGCCATTTCCTGGGCCGGCTTTATCGGCAAGAGTGATAGGCGATGTAACCCCGGAAAAAATAAAGATAGTCAGGCAGGCGACTGTCATAACAGAAGAGATGCTCGCAAGGTGCGGCGCATTCCAGTATATGGCGATACTCCACAATGACAGAGTTACAGGCATGCGCGCGGGAAAGAGGGATTTCGGGTTGCAGATCGAAATAAGGTGCTGGGACAGCATTGACGCAAGGCGCGCCGAGTGGACAAAATTGCCGCACGATACACTGAGGAAACTGGCGGATAGAATCGTTTCGGAAGTGCCCGGCGTAGTAAGCGTTACCTACAACATAACATCAAAACCGCCCTCAACGATGGAGGCGGTGTAA
- a CDS encoding nucleotidyltransferase, protein MKRSQRLEILLRSLISIQKLMKKSGCPWAIIGGVAASILGKPRFTADVDVLALVEDDDIARMLRVSRQYGFKERIKNAVGFAKKNRVLLLAHKGSGINVDISLGFLPFEKEAIKNSKRYRIGGLTFYLPTPEDLIVFKAVAHRPVDLIDIQEIVNSNPKIDRLYIKKKVKEFASFLEMPEVWKDIEDIVAGHRRRRGA, encoded by the coding sequence GTGAAGAGATCGCAGCGGCTCGAAATTTTGCTAAGATCCCTGATTTCCATACAAAAGTTAATGAAGAAATCAGGGTGCCCATGGGCGATTATTGGAGGTGTGGCGGCGAGTATCCTGGGAAAACCCAGATTCACAGCAGACGTAGATGTGCTGGCGTTGGTGGAAGATGATGATATTGCGAGAATGCTGCGGGTATCCCGGCAATACGGTTTTAAGGAGCGCATAAAAAACGCTGTCGGATTCGCCAAAAAGAACAGGGTTTTGCTCCTGGCGCATAAAGGAAGCGGTATCAATGTGGACATATCTTTAGGGTTTTTGCCGTTCGAGAAAGAGGCGATAAAGAACAGTAAAAGATATAGGATCGGAGGATTAACTTTTTATCTGCCAACGCCGGAAGATTTGATCGTATTTAAGGCAGTGGCCCATCGGCCCGTGGATCTCATAGATATCCAGGAGATCGTTAATAGTAATCCTAAAATCGACAGGCTTTACATTAAGAAAAAAGTTAAAGAGTTCGCTTCGTTTTTAGAGATGCCTGAGGTTTGGAAGGATATAGAAGATATTGTCGCTGGCCACAGGAGAAGGCGTGGTGCTTGA
- a CDS encoding nucleotidyl transferase AbiEii/AbiGii toxin family protein, with protein sequence MFEQVLPGNTKAILALLEKTKIIRNTYLAGGTALALQLGHRLSYDLDFFTPIEFDEQMLLPEIEKISDFKLEKISWRTILGKFSDVRFSIFYYNYPTLYAPKKFGKINVSDVRDIAGMKIAAIASRGTKRDFVDLYFICKETAPLDKVIRLYERKYKNLTTTAMHIMKSLVYFDDAEPEEMPQMLKEVEWAEIKKYFEKEVKKLAR encoded by the coding sequence ATGTTTGAACAGGTCCTTCCTGGAAATACAAAAGCAATTCTGGCCCTATTAGAAAAAACCAAAATCATTCGGAATACCTATTTGGCCGGCGGAACTGCCTTGGCGCTTCAACTTGGACACCGCCTGTCATACGATCTGGATTTCTTTACTCCAATAGAATTTGATGAGCAGATGCTTTTACCGGAGATTGAAAAAATATCGGACTTTAAGCTTGAAAAAATTTCTTGGCGGACGATATTAGGTAAATTTAGCGATGTGCGGTTTAGCATATTTTATTATAATTACCCTACCCTCTATGCTCCCAAAAAGTTTGGAAAGATAAATGTTTCGGATGTACGGGATATTGCAGGGATGAAGATCGCTGCCATTGCTTCCCGCGGAACCAAGAGAGATTTTGTGGACCTTTATTTTATCTGTAAAGAAACCGCGCCTCTAGATAAAGTTATCCGGCTTTATGAGAGAAAATATAAAAATTTGACTACCACTGCCATGCACATTATGAAGAGTTTAGTATATTTTGATGACGCCGAACCCGAAGAGATGCCGCAGATGTTGAAAGAAGTAGAGTGGGCAGAAATAAAAAAATATTTCGAAAAAGAAGTCAAGAAGCTGGCGAGATGA